The genomic DNA GCGGCGCGCTCTTGGGCGGCGGGACCTCGCCGCATTCGAACGTGACGGTGGCGCGCTTGGAGCCCAGGCCCGTCGCGTGGTTCGAGGTGATGGCCGGCTTCTGCAGCTTGCGTCCGATCGACTGGCAATACTGGTCGGCGCGTTGCAGCGCCTGGTTCTTGATTTCGACCCAGGTCAGCAATTGCGTGCCGGAACTGTAGGTGACGCTGTAGCTGTTCTTGCCGGTGGGCGTTACTTCGCTCATGCTGGAACAGGCGGTCAGCAGGGCGAGCAAGGCGGAGGCGAGGGCAAGGCGTGCGAACATGGGGAATCCGTAAAAGGCGACAATTCACATTACAACATTATGCCGCTCCCGCTGTCCCCGGGATACACAATACAGAGAAAGGCCGGCATCGCGTGGCGGCTGCCGGCGGCCCGGTCAGCGCGCCGCTAGGGCGCGCCCACAGCGCTGCGCCGATCGACCTTGCGGCTCAGGACGATCGAGGTCTGCGTCTGCTTGACGCCATCGATCAGGCCAATGCGGTCCAGCAGCGCGTCCAGTTGTTCGTGGGTTTCGCAGCGCAGGAAAATCAGGTAGTCGTAGGGGCCGCTGACGGACGAGACTTCCTCGACCTCGGGCATTTTCTCCAGTTCGCGGATCACCGCGGCCGGCGTCTTGGGCAGCACGCTGATGAAGCAATACGCACGCACCGCGGCTTCTTCAAGCAAGCGCCCCAGGCGCACCCCGTAGCCTGCCACGAT from Achromobacter xylosoxidans includes the following:
- a CDS encoding Lrp/AsnC family transcriptional regulator, translated to MNERLDAIDRQLLSLLQANAREPAAILARKLGLARTTVVARIARLERENIVAGYGVRLGRLLEEAAVRAYCFISVLPKTPAAVIRELEKMPEVEEVSSVSGPYDYLIFLRCETHEQLDALLDRIGLIDGVKQTQTSIVLSRKVDRRSAVGAP